A genomic segment from Candidatus Brocadia sinica JPN1 encodes:
- a CDS encoding efflux transporter outer membrane subunit: MCNNDAKPTMYEGRWAIASAVSLLSMVLLLDGCAVGPDFVKPEAEIQENWNEKDDSRVATQADVASQWWRAFSDPTLDQLIKLAYQQNLPLQITGLRILEARARLGIAIGQQFPQQQEVFGSATKEGVSENAPNSSFRDRNYWDYQVGFDAVWELDFWGKFRRDVQAAHASLIASEADYDDALVSLTAEVARTYTVIRTLEVRIELTRKNAELQEEGLKIAESRFRNGVVTELDVAQSRTLLESTRASIPQLQSGLRQAQNALSTLLGQPPGAIQTVLNEKKGIPTAPAEVAVSMPAELLRRRPDIRSAELAAAAQCARIGIAKADLYPRFSLFGEIGLQSSSQGGVQSNHAHMDNIFDSGSFFYSFGPSVQWPFFNYGRIENNVRVQDARFQQLLVNYKNTVLKAAQESEDALIGFLKSQESTTYTQNSVQAAQRSVEIALVQYREGAVDYQRVLDTQRALLQEEIRLTETRSSIATNLIALYKALGGGWELRQGQPIIAESTLTEMQKRTNWGRLLPPPSPKPEDLHPLLTRDVPVFKKPYW; the protein is encoded by the coding sequence ATGTGCAATAACGATGCAAAGCCAACGATGTACGAAGGGCGTTGGGCCATTGCCAGTGCGGTTTCACTCCTGAGCATGGTGTTGCTGCTGGACGGGTGTGCGGTGGGCCCCGACTTTGTGAAACCTGAAGCCGAAATTCAGGAAAACTGGAACGAGAAAGATGACTCACGGGTCGCAACCCAGGCTGACGTTGCCAGCCAGTGGTGGAGGGCATTCAGTGACCCGACATTAGATCAATTAATCAAACTTGCTTATCAGCAAAACCTTCCATTGCAGATTACCGGTCTGAGAATTCTGGAAGCCCGTGCCCGGTTAGGTATTGCCATCGGCCAGCAGTTTCCCCAGCAACAAGAGGTATTTGGCAGTGCAACCAAGGAGGGTGTTAGTGAAAATGCGCCCAATAGTTCCTTTAGAGACCGAAATTATTGGGATTATCAGGTAGGCTTTGATGCGGTCTGGGAATTGGATTTCTGGGGCAAGTTTCGTCGGGACGTGCAGGCAGCCCACGCCAGTTTGATTGCCTCGGAGGCTGACTACGATGACGCCCTGGTCTCACTTACTGCTGAAGTCGCCCGCACCTATACGGTGATTCGAACCCTTGAGGTGCGCATTGAGCTAACCAGGAAAAACGCCGAACTCCAGGAGGAAGGGTTAAAGATTGCCGAGTCTCGTTTCCGCAATGGTGTCGTCACGGAACTGGATGTGGCCCAGTCCCGCACGTTATTAGAAAGCACCCGGGCTTCCATACCCCAGCTGCAAAGCGGACTGCGGCAGGCGCAAAACGCCTTGAGTACGTTATTGGGGCAACCTCCGGGCGCAATTCAGACAGTCCTGAACGAAAAGAAAGGGATTCCAACGGCGCCTGCGGAAGTGGCCGTCAGCATGCCGGCTGAATTGCTGCGGCGGCGTCCGGATATCCGCAGTGCGGAGCTTGCCGCAGCTGCACAGTGTGCCCGGATTGGCATTGCCAAAGCGGATCTCTATCCCAGATTTTCGCTTTTTGGTGAGATCGGGTTACAAAGCAGCAGCCAGGGTGGGGTGCAGTCCAACCATGCGCACATGGATAATATCTTTGACTCAGGCAGCTTTTTCTATTCCTTTGGCCCGTCGGTTCAGTGGCCCTTTTTCAATTACGGCCGTATCGAGAACAATGTACGCGTCCAGGACGCGCGATTTCAGCAATTGCTCGTCAACTACAAAAACACTGTGCTCAAGGCGGCCCAGGAATCGGAAGACGCCTTGATTGGCTTCCTCAAATCCCAGGAATCTACAACGTATACACAAAACTCCGTACAAGCTGCCCAGAGATCGGTAGAGATAGCCCTGGTGCAATATCGAGAAGGCGCCGTGGATTATCAGCGCGTGTTGGATACGCAACGCGCTTTATTGCAGGAGGAGATTCGTTTGACCGAGACACGCTCGTCCATTGCCACGAATTTGATTGCCCTTTACAAGGCGTTGGGTGGAGGTTGGGAGTTGCGTCAGGGACAACCAATTATAGCAGAAAGTACGCTAACCGAGATGCAAAAACGGACCAACTGGGGCCGTTTGTTGCCACCGCCGTCACCAAAGCCGGAAGATTTACACCCGCTGCTGACCAGGGACGTACCAGTTTTTAAAAAGCCCTACTGGTAA
- the rbbA gene encoding ribosome-associated ATPase/putative transporter RbbA: MLSPASQSGSTPVVSIKDVTHRYGSVVALDGISLDIPSGLMVGVIGPDGVGKSTLMAIVAGSKKLQQGNVTVLGGDIADARHRGEVCPRIAYMPQGLGKNLYLELSVHENVDFMARLFGLSASERPVRIKELLDATGLAPFPERPAGKLSGGMKQKVGLCGALVHEPDLLILDEPTTGVDPLSRRQFWTLIDDIRKGRPSMSVVISTAYMDEAQKWDWIVAMDAGRVLATGTPAELMKRTNTKDLEQCFIALLPEEKRAGHKEVTIPLRVESKSEIVIEAKDLTRRFGSFTAVDHVSLSIERGEIFGFLGSNGCGKSTTMKMLTGLLPPTEGTATLFGGQSVEAGSIEVRNHIGYMTQAFSLYGELTVRQNLVLDARLYHIPPDKAKTRIEELVDKFGLRAHLDSLAEDLPLGMRQRLSLAVAVLHEPELLILDEPTSGVDPVARDSFWELLIDLSRKQGVTIFVTTHFMNEAMRCDRISLMNAGKVLACDAPQKLIRERGTDTLEDAFIGYMEDAIGDAAAKGESKDSAPIGASSAKQPATQPTPSVHRAGWFSLGRMLAYTNNETMQIRRDPVRLAFAFIGSALLMLVFGFGITSDVEHIRYATFDLDQSPESRLYLEQFAGAQRYFSLTPPIRTADEALERLQSNDISLVVEVPPDFGRDFRRGSKPDVSASVDGADPYRGETIAQYAQGVHDTLLRDPASGLSSGPDKYTATLQTRFMYNPTFESIYTIVPSVPSLLLVLIPAVLMAVSVVREKELGSIINFYVTPTGRLEYLVGKQLPYIAIGMMNFFILAAMALIVFGVPIKGSFLTLTMCTLLYLIVTTGIGMVISTFTSSQVAAVFVTAILTILPTTQFSGLLQPVSTLVGRARLIGSIWPTTYYMHASVGAYTKGLGPNFLMQDVVFLACCIPILLTVSVVSMRKQEK, from the coding sequence ATGTTGTCTCCCGCGTCTCAATCCGGTAGCACACCGGTGGTCTCCATCAAGGACGTCACCCATCGCTATGGAAGCGTTGTGGCGCTCGATGGCATTTCCCTCGACATTCCAAGCGGCCTTATGGTAGGCGTTATCGGGCCTGATGGCGTCGGCAAATCCACGCTCATGGCTATCGTTGCCGGATCCAAGAAGCTGCAGCAGGGAAACGTGACTGTCCTGGGCGGGGACATCGCTGATGCCCGGCATCGAGGCGAAGTATGTCCGCGAATCGCTTATATGCCTCAGGGTCTGGGCAAGAATCTCTACCTGGAACTCAGCGTTCATGAGAACGTCGACTTTATGGCAAGGCTCTTCGGACTATCTGCCTCTGAGCGTCCGGTCCGCATCAAAGAACTGCTCGATGCCACCGGACTTGCCCCCTTTCCCGAACGCCCCGCTGGCAAGCTCTCAGGCGGTATGAAACAAAAGGTGGGGCTCTGCGGCGCCCTGGTTCACGAACCGGACCTTCTCATCCTCGATGAACCGACCACCGGCGTTGATCCGCTCTCGCGGCGGCAATTCTGGACGCTCATTGACGATATTCGCAAGGGACGCCCCAGCATGAGTGTCGTCATTTCCACTGCCTATATGGACGAGGCGCAAAAGTGGGACTGGATCGTTGCGATGGACGCCGGACGCGTGCTGGCGACAGGAACACCGGCGGAGCTGATGAAACGGACGAACACGAAGGATCTGGAACAATGCTTCATTGCCCTGCTGCCGGAGGAGAAGCGCGCCGGCCATAAGGAAGTAACCATTCCTCTGCGAGTAGAATCCAAATCAGAAATTGTCATCGAGGCCAAGGACCTGACGCGCCGCTTTGGCAGCTTCACCGCGGTTGACCACGTCAGCCTGTCCATCGAGCGCGGCGAGATCTTCGGCTTCCTGGGCTCCAACGGTTGCGGTAAGTCCACAACCATGAAGATGCTGACGGGGCTGCTGCCCCCCACCGAAGGTACCGCGACGCTCTTCGGCGGCCAGTCGGTCGAAGCCGGAAGCATCGAGGTGCGAAATCACATCGGCTACATGACGCAGGCGTTCTCACTCTACGGCGAACTGACCGTTCGCCAGAACCTGGTGCTTGATGCGCGCCTTTATCACATCCCGCCCGACAAAGCCAAGACACGTATCGAGGAGTTGGTGGATAAATTCGGTCTGCGCGCGCATCTTGATTCGTTGGCCGAAGATCTGCCATTGGGCATGCGTCAGCGGCTTTCGCTGGCGGTCGCCGTTCTGCATGAGCCGGAATTGCTGATTCTGGATGAACCCACGTCAGGAGTTGACCCGGTGGCCCGGGACAGCTTCTGGGAACTCCTGATCGATCTTTCGCGGAAGCAGGGCGTGACGATCTTCGTAACCACGCATTTCATGAATGAAGCGATGCGCTGTGACAGGATTTCGCTTATGAACGCGGGGAAGGTGCTGGCGTGCGATGCTCCACAGAAGCTCATCAGGGAGCGAGGCACCGATACCCTTGAGGATGCCTTCATCGGCTACATGGAGGACGCTATTGGTGACGCCGCGGCCAAAGGCGAGAGCAAGGACAGTGCGCCCATCGGCGCATCATCGGCCAAGCAGCCTGCGACCCAGCCAACGCCGTCAGTGCACCGTGCAGGCTGGTTCAGTCTTGGCCGGATGCTCGCCTACACCAACAATGAAACGATGCAGATTCGCCGCGACCCGGTGCGCCTGGCCTTTGCCTTCATTGGTTCGGCATTGCTGATGCTCGTTTTCGGCTTTGGAATTACCTCCGACGTCGAGCACATACGCTATGCCACGTTCGATCTCGATCAGTCTCCGGAAAGCCGTTTGTATCTGGAACAGTTCGCGGGGGCTCAGCGTTACTTCAGTCTTACACCGCCAATCAGAACTGCCGACGAGGCGCTGGAAAGGCTGCAATCAAATGACATCTCGCTGGTTGTTGAAGTTCCGCCGGATTTTGGCAGGGATTTCCGCAGAGGATCCAAACCGGATGTCTCGGCGTCGGTGGACGGGGCCGACCCATACCGGGGTGAGACGATCGCACAGTATGCGCAAGGGGTGCACGACACCTTGCTGCGCGATCCCGCCAGCGGATTGTCCTCCGGCCCAGACAAGTACACCGCCACTCTCCAGACGCGTTTCATGTACAATCCCACGTTTGAAAGCATCTATACAATTGTGCCGAGCGTCCCTTCCCTGCTGCTGGTGCTGATACCGGCTGTGCTCATGGCGGTCAGCGTCGTGCGCGAAAAGGAGCTGGGCTCAATCATCAACTTTTATGTTACGCCGACAGGCAGACTGGAGTACCTTGTGGGAAAGCAACTCCCCTACATTGCGATTGGCATGATGAACTTCTTTATCCTGGCTGCCATGGCGCTGATCGTCTTCGGCGTCCCGATCAAGGGTAGTTTCCTGACGCTGACGATGTGCACACTGCTGTACCTTATCGTGACAACCGGCATCGGCATGGTCATTTCGACGTTCACGAGCAGCCAGGTCGCGGCCGTTTTCGTCACTGCGATTCTGACCATTTTACCGACCACCCAATTTTCTGGTTTGTTACAGCCGGTCTCGACACTTGTGGGTCGGGCCCGGCTCATTGGCTCGATCTGGCCAACAACTTACTACATGCATGCCAGCGTGGGCGCGTACACCAAGGGCCTCGGTCCCAACTTTCTGATGCAGGACGTTGTTTTTCTGGCCTGTTGCATCCCGATTCTCCTGACGGTGAGCGTCGTAAGTATGAGAAAGCAGGAGAAATAG
- a CDS encoding HlyD family secretion protein — MSKTSYKKHLIWIIPIVVVAGAAFFGYKFWKAKKFALPEGIASGNGRIESKLVDVAAKEPLRVKEILVDEGDRVEPGQVLVRLDTITLDAELASAKANVAATQERLAIANAAIARRKSEIELARIEVERTRKLVEERAGSQREYDVRRTALETTTAALAEEEARLQTAKQEVEVAQANVVTIQTRIDDATLRSPVRGRVLYRLAEVGEVLAPGGKALTLVNLKDIYMEIFLPAQQAAKLKIGAEGRITLDHAPGLAAAGYVSFVSPEAQFTPKQVETRSEREKLMFRVKIQVPEELAAAYMDYVKTGVRGVGYVKVDEYATWPHWLQNLLTLPSKAIERPREVP; from the coding sequence ATGTCCAAAACTAGTTACAAGAAACACCTGATATGGATCATACCGATAGTCGTTGTCGCAGGAGCTGCGTTCTTCGGCTATAAGTTTTGGAAGGCAAAGAAATTCGCGCTGCCGGAGGGGATCGCCTCAGGTAACGGCCGGATCGAGAGCAAACTGGTCGATGTCGCCGCCAAGGAACCGCTCAGGGTCAAGGAAATCCTCGTCGACGAAGGCGATCGTGTCGAGCCGGGTCAGGTGCTGGTAAGGCTGGACACTATCACGCTGGATGCCGAGCTGGCCAGCGCCAAGGCAAACGTCGCCGCCACGCAGGAGCGCCTAGCGATCGCCAACGCCGCCATCGCCAGGCGGAAAAGCGAGATTGAACTTGCCAGGATAGAGGTCGAACGCACCCGAAAACTCGTCGAAGAACGCGCCGGCTCGCAGCGTGAGTATGATGTCCGCAGGACGGCATTGGAAACAACCACGGCCGCACTCGCGGAAGAGGAAGCGAGGCTGCAAACCGCCAAGCAAGAGGTCGAAGTCGCGCAGGCAAACGTAGTGACGATCCAGACCCGCATCGACGATGCGACGCTCAGGTCCCCAGTCCGCGGAAGAGTACTGTATCGCTTGGCTGAAGTTGGCGAGGTCCTGGCTCCCGGCGGGAAAGCACTGACGTTAGTGAACTTGAAAGACATCTATATGGAGATATTCCTTCCCGCACAACAGGCCGCCAAGTTGAAGATTGGCGCCGAAGGACGGATTACCCTTGACCATGCTCCTGGCCTCGCAGCGGCCGGATATGTGAGTTTCGTGTCCCCGGAGGCGCAATTCACTCCCAAGCAGGTCGAGACACGCAGCGAGCGTGAGAAGCTGATGTTCCGCGTCAAGATACAGGTGCCTGAAGAGCTGGCCGCCGCTTACATGGATTACGTAAAGACGGGCGTCCGGGGCGTCGGATATGTCAAGGTGGATGAATACGCCACCTGGCCGCACTGGCTGCAGAATCTCTTGACGCTGCCCTCAAAGGCGATTGAACGCCCCAGGGAGGTGCCTTGA